The Streptomyces sp. RKAG293 genome includes a region encoding these proteins:
- a CDS encoding beta-N-acetylglucosaminidase domain-containing protein: MQPLRSRSAVALVAAVIGGVLGGVLGNVPAAGAAPESPPRQQEAQAQPSVWPRPQSLHGTDGEAAQVTPTVTLVAAPTADPYALTVIRDALREAGARTILEATTATTTGLIVYADGPAAEAQLSRLKAEPQADLPAGGYRLATGRDTVALAGVGTDGLFHAAQTLRQLLRGKAFAAALIRDWPTARVRGTAESFYGVPWTQAQRLSQLDFMGRTKQNRLLYAPGDDPYRQAAKWREPYPAAQRAQFRALADRAAANHVTLAWAVAPGQGFCFSSADDLRALTRKTDAMWALGIRAFQLQFQDVSYTEWHCGADAKEFGKGPEAAARAQARLTNALADHLTGRTGAGAADLSLMPTEYYQDGPTKYRTALATALRPGVAVAWTGVGVVPERITGTQLATTAAAFKHSLLTVDNYPVNDYAPTRLFLGPYTGREPAVASVSAGVVAAAMQQPVASRIALFTTADYAWNAHGYDAQASWQAAIDDLAGPDRGAREALRSLAGNDASSALGGTESAYLRPLLADFWTAYGSADRKGLPDAARRLRAAFTTMRWAPGRLAGLAAGSFGGEVRPWLDRLALYGTAGERAVDMLLAQARGDGAAGWQGRLAVRRARTGLGAGTATMGGSTVLDTFLTTATTTADSWTGVHADARKAIVTQGSARATDPSLMVDGKDGTAWSSDTPPQEGDAFGVDLGLVRPVGGVRIVMGGAADSEDYLHDAVLEYSAGDDAGWRSAGAFHDRRTIAVRLPAGARARFVRLRATGAQPSSVAVRAFDVPVDGTAAQVVGGAPAARAVADDDVTTSYRPSGPDGTDGTDGPLTVEFGAARPLEAVTVLTEPGGTAQPPAAGASATPSPASVEVRVPGKGWQRVGTLADGWTELSAHGVTADAIRLTTTGGSGTPGPNQVPNPVPAVHEIVPWFTEPPRITLDDAEADAEIGGDPVTVHAELRSERPLDTQGTLEAAAPKGGAHVEVPASVVVRRGAAPVVPVRVSVPPGSAPGTYSIPVRFTVDGRSAEQWITVRARPRTGGPDLVRGARATSSGDETPAFPAAAIADGDPETRWSSPVQDDAWVQVELAAPARVGRVVLHWQDAYAARYEVQTSADGVTWHTAATVRDGKGGTESVRLDDATAPWAGARFLRVHGVQRATKYSYSLFGVEAYAVLP, translated from the coding sequence CCGCACCGGAGTCACCGCCGCGCCAACAAGAGGCGCAGGCGCAGCCGTCCGTCTGGCCGCGCCCCCAGTCCCTCCACGGCACGGACGGCGAAGCCGCCCAGGTGACCCCCACCGTCACCCTCGTCGCCGCCCCCACAGCCGACCCGTACGCGCTCACCGTCATCCGCGACGCCCTCCGGGAAGCCGGCGCCCGCACCATCCTTGAAGCCACCACGGCAACCACAACCGGCCTCATCGTCTACGCCGACGGCCCCGCCGCCGAAGCCCAGCTGAGCCGCCTCAAAGCCGAGCCGCAGGCGGACCTGCCGGCCGGTGGCTACCGGCTCGCCACCGGCCGCGACACCGTCGCCCTCGCGGGCGTCGGCACCGACGGTCTGTTCCACGCCGCGCAGACCCTGCGCCAGCTGCTCCGTGGAAAGGCCTTCGCCGCGGCGCTGATCCGGGATTGGCCGACCGCCAGGGTCCGCGGGACCGCGGAGAGTTTCTACGGGGTCCCCTGGACCCAGGCCCAGCGCCTGTCGCAGCTGGACTTCATGGGCCGCACCAAGCAGAACCGGCTGCTGTACGCGCCGGGCGACGACCCGTACCGGCAGGCGGCGAAGTGGCGGGAGCCGTACCCGGCCGCGCAGCGGGCACAGTTCCGGGCGCTCGCCGACCGCGCGGCGGCGAATCACGTGACGCTCGCCTGGGCCGTCGCCCCCGGCCAGGGATTCTGCTTCTCGTCGGCGGACGATCTGCGCGCGCTGACCCGCAAGACCGACGCCATGTGGGCGCTGGGCATCCGCGCGTTCCAGCTGCAGTTCCAGGACGTGAGCTACACGGAGTGGCACTGCGGCGCGGACGCGAAGGAGTTCGGCAAGGGCCCGGAAGCGGCGGCCCGCGCGCAGGCGCGGCTGACGAACGCGCTCGCCGATCATCTGACGGGCCGCACAGGCGCAGGCGCAGCCGACCTGTCCCTCATGCCCACCGAGTACTACCAGGACGGCCCCACGAAATACCGCACCGCGCTCGCAACCGCGCTGCGCCCCGGCGTCGCCGTGGCGTGGACGGGCGTCGGCGTGGTGCCCGAGCGGATCACCGGCACCCAACTGGCCACCACAGCGGCAGCGTTCAAGCACTCCCTCCTGACCGTCGACAACTACCCGGTCAACGACTACGCGCCCACCCGGCTCTTCCTCGGCCCGTACACGGGCCGGGAGCCGGCCGTCGCGAGCGTGTCCGCAGGGGTGGTCGCGGCGGCGATGCAGCAGCCGGTGGCGTCTCGGATCGCGCTGTTCACCACGGCCGACTACGCGTGGAACGCGCACGGGTACGACGCCCAGGCCTCCTGGCAGGCGGCGATCGACGATCTCGCCGGTCCCGACCGGGGCGCCCGCGAGGCGCTGCGCTCGCTGGCGGGCAATGACGCGTCGTCGGCGCTCGGCGGTACGGAGTCGGCGTATCTGCGGCCGCTGCTGGCGGACTTCTGGACGGCGTACGGGTCGGCGGACCGCAAGGGGCTGCCGGACGCGGCCCGCCGGCTGCGGGCCGCGTTCACCACGATGCGGTGGGCGCCGGGCCGGCTCGCGGGGCTGGCGGCCGGCTCGTTCGGCGGTGAAGTACGGCCGTGGCTGGACCGGTTGGCGCTGTACGGCACGGCGGGCGAGCGGGCGGTGGACATGCTGCTGGCGCAGGCCCGTGGTGACGGGGCGGCCGGCTGGCAGGGGCGGCTGGCGGTGCGGCGGGCCCGCACCGGGCTCGGCGCGGGGACGGCGACGATGGGCGGCAGCACCGTCCTGGACACGTTCCTGACGACGGCGACCACGACGGCGGACTCCTGGACGGGCGTGCACGCCGACGCGCGGAAGGCCATCGTCACGCAGGGTTCGGCCCGGGCCACCGATCCGTCCCTGATGGTCGACGGCAAGGACGGCACGGCGTGGTCGAGCGACACGCCGCCGCAGGAGGGCGACGCGTTCGGGGTGGACCTCGGCCTGGTCCGGCCGGTGGGCGGGGTGCGGATCGTGATGGGCGGCGCCGCCGACTCCGAGGACTATCTGCACGACGCGGTGCTGGAGTACTCGGCGGGCGACGACGCGGGCTGGCGGTCGGCCGGTGCCTTCCACGACCGGCGGACGATCGCGGTACGGCTCCCGGCGGGCGCCCGCGCGCGCTTCGTCCGGCTGCGGGCGACGGGCGCGCAGCCCAGCTCGGTGGCGGTGCGGGCGTTCGACGTGCCGGTCGACGGGACCGCGGCGCAGGTGGTCGGCGGCGCCCCGGCCGCCCGTGCCGTCGCGGACGACGACGTGACGACCTCGTACCGGCCGTCCGGACCGGACGGAACCGACGGGACCGACGGGCCGCTGACCGTCGAATTCGGCGCCGCCCGACCGCTGGAGGCGGTGACCGTGCTGACGGAACCGGGCGGCACGGCACAGCCCCCGGCCGCAGGCGCCAGCGCCACCCCCTCCCCCGCCTCCGTGGAGGTACGGGTCCCCGGCAAGGGATGGCAGCGTGTGGGCACCCTCGCGGACGGGTGGACGGAGCTGTCGGCCCACGGGGTGACGGCCGACGCGATCCGGCTCACCACGACCGGCGGCAGCGGTACGCCGGGCCCGAACCAGGTCCCGAACCCGGTCCCGGCCGTCCACGAGATCGTGCCGTGGTTCACCGAACCGCCGCGGATCACGCTGGACGACGCCGAGGCCGACGCGGAGATCGGCGGCGACCCGGTCACCGTCCACGCGGAGCTGCGCTCCGAACGGCCGCTGGACACGCAGGGCACGCTGGAGGCGGCGGCACCGAAGGGTGGCGCCCACGTGGAGGTGCCCGCCTCCGTCGTCGTGCGGCGCGGCGCGGCGCCGGTCGTACCGGTGCGGGTGTCGGTGCCGCCCGGCTCCGCGCCGGGCACGTACTCCATTCCGGTGCGCTTCACGGTGGACGGCCGTTCGGCCGAGCAGTGGATCACCGTACGGGCCCGGCCGCGGACCGGCGGCCCCGACCTGGTCAGGGGCGCGCGGGCGACGTCCTCCGGGGACGAGACCCCGGCCTTCCCGGCTGCGGCGATCGCCGACGGCGACCCGGAAACCCGCTGGTCATCGCCGGTGCAGGACGATGCGTGGGTCCAGGTGGAGCTGGCCGCGCCGGCCCGGGTGGGCCGGGTGGTGCTGCACTGGCAGGACGCGTACGCCGCCCGCTACGAGGTGCAGACCTCGGCCGACGGGGTGACGTGGCACACCGCGGCGACCGTGCGCGACGGCAAGGGCGGCACCGAGTCGGTCCGCCTGGACGACGCGACCGCCCCGTGGGCGGGGGCCCGGTTCCTGCGAGTGCACGGCGTCCAGCGGGCGACGAAGTACAGCTACAGCCTGTTCGGCGTGGAGGCCTACGCCGTCCTGCCGTGA
- a CDS encoding HNH endonuclease — protein MPHVLVLNASYEPLGVVPLRRALVLVLNKKAVCLEETGAYLHSESCALPAPSVVKLTKFVRVPFRGTVPLTRRALFARDGGRCAYCGAAATSVDHVIPRSRGGQHAWENVVAACRRCNHVKADRHVAELGWRLRHTPAPPAGLAWRIIGTGHRDPRWLPYLQPFGADDALARIDGISA, from the coding sequence GTGCCGCATGTCCTGGTCCTCAACGCGTCGTACGAGCCGCTCGGCGTCGTACCGCTCCGCCGTGCGCTTGTCCTCGTACTGAACAAGAAGGCCGTGTGCCTCGAGGAAACCGGCGCCTATCTGCACAGCGAGTCCTGCGCTCTTCCGGCGCCCAGTGTCGTCAAACTCACCAAATTCGTGCGAGTCCCCTTTCGAGGCACCGTCCCGCTGACCCGTAGGGCACTCTTCGCCCGCGACGGCGGCAGGTGCGCGTACTGCGGAGCCGCCGCAACCAGCGTCGACCACGTCATCCCGCGCAGCCGCGGCGGTCAGCACGCCTGGGAGAACGTCGTCGCCGCGTGCAGACGCTGCAACCACGTCAAGGCGGACCGCCATGTCGCGGAGCTGGGGTGGCGGCTGCGCCATACACCCGCACCACCGGCGGGCCTGGCCTGGCGGATCATCGGAACGGGACACAGAGACCCGCGCTGGCTGCCGTACCTGCAACCATTCGGCGCGGACGACGCCCTGGCCCGGATTGACGGCATCTCTGCCTGA
- a CDS encoding mechanosensitive ion channel family protein produces MSTPAPSPSAPATSFDDAQKSATEAAGWVEANWADWLGAGLRILLIIVIALVLRGLVRRTISKLIDRMNRGVEVAQGTTLGGLLVVNAERRKQRSEAIGSVLRSIASFTILGTAALTVLSVLQINLAPLLASAGVAGVAIGFGARNLVTDFLSGVFMILEDQYGVGDVIDAGVASGTVIEVGLRVTKLRGDNGEIWYVRNGEVKRIGNLSQGWATAVVDVQVGYAQDLDRARAVIEAAAEDMAKTDPWDEALWEPVQVLGLESVSADSVVIQAQAKTMPGKATAVARELRWRIKRAFDEAGITIVGGTPTAAVDDTGVPADPMVAVAAPSALSNPDSPQALAARPVPSQGADGAK; encoded by the coding sequence GTGTCCACCCCCGCACCGTCCCCGAGTGCTCCTGCAACCAGCTTTGACGACGCCCAGAAATCCGCGACCGAGGCCGCGGGCTGGGTCGAGGCCAACTGGGCGGACTGGCTCGGCGCGGGCCTGAGAATTCTGCTGATCATCGTCATCGCGCTGGTGCTGCGCGGGCTGGTCCGGCGGACCATCAGCAAGCTGATCGACCGCATGAACCGGGGCGTGGAGGTCGCGCAGGGCACCACCCTGGGCGGGCTGCTGGTCGTCAACGCGGAGCGGCGCAAGCAGCGCAGCGAGGCGATCGGGTCGGTGCTGCGCAGTATCGCCTCGTTCACCATCCTGGGCACCGCGGCGCTGACCGTGCTGTCGGTGCTGCAGATCAACCTGGCGCCGCTGCTGGCGAGCGCCGGGGTCGCGGGTGTCGCGATCGGTTTCGGCGCCCGGAACCTGGTGACGGACTTCCTGTCCGGCGTTTTCATGATCCTTGAGGACCAGTACGGCGTGGGTGACGTGATCGACGCCGGGGTGGCCAGCGGCACGGTGATCGAGGTCGGGCTGCGGGTGACGAAGCTGCGCGGCGACAACGGAGAGATCTGGTACGTCCGCAACGGCGAGGTCAAGCGGATCGGCAACCTGAGCCAGGGCTGGGCGACGGCCGTGGTGGACGTCCAGGTCGGCTACGCGCAGGATCTGGACCGGGCACGCGCGGTGATCGAGGCCGCCGCCGAGGACATGGCGAAGACCGATCCGTGGGACGAGGCGCTGTGGGAGCCGGTGCAGGTGCTGGGCCTGGAGTCGGTGAGCGCGGACTCGGTGGTGATCCAGGCGCAGGCCAAGACGATGCCGGGCAAGGCCACGGCGGTCGCGCGGGAGCTGCGCTGGCGGATCAAGCGGGCCTTCGACGAGGCGGGCATCACGATCGTCGGCGGCACGCCGACCGCGGCCGTGGACGACACGGGTGTGCCGGCCGACCCGATGGTGGCGGTGGCGGCCCCTTCGGCGCTCTCCAACCCGGATTCACCGCAGGCGCTGGCGGCCCGTCCGGTGCCCTCGCAGGGGGCGGACGGCGCCAAGTAA
- a CDS encoding ROK family transcriptional regulator produces MARMAGTPGTPRVLRAMNDRAALDLLLEHGPLSRTRIGKLTGLSKPTASQLLARLEAAGLVLATGTTAGRPGPNAQLYSVNPAAAHVAGLDVTPIRIKAAVADITGRTVGEFELPTPGRRAQGTVEQVVQAVDEAAKAAGLNRSDLHRVVIGTPGAFDPSTGRLRYASHLPGWHSTTLLDELAAALAVPLEYDNDVNLAAVAEQRVGAARDHEDFVLLWNEEGIGAAIVIGGRLHRGWTGGAGEVGFLPVPGTPLVRHVTKANNGGFQELAGCDAVVRIARELGLTPVSGAPLADLAATLLTEAARSAETAERDGTPDTGPHAELLARIATGLATGLASMVAVLDPELIVLTGSVIVAGGEHLRALIQAELAELAVPRPRLVIGAVQEHPVLCGALQSALATTRDEVFDTSR; encoded by the coding sequence ATGGCGCGCATGGCTGGCACCCCTGGAACCCCGCGCGTACTGCGCGCCATGAACGACCGCGCGGCGCTCGACCTCCTGCTGGAGCACGGGCCCCTGTCGCGAACCCGGATCGGCAAGCTCACCGGCCTCTCCAAGCCGACCGCGTCGCAGCTGCTGGCGCGGCTCGAAGCGGCCGGACTGGTACTGGCCACCGGCACCACGGCCGGCCGGCCCGGGCCCAACGCCCAGCTGTACTCGGTGAACCCGGCCGCGGCGCATGTCGCCGGGCTGGACGTGACACCGATACGGATCAAGGCAGCCGTCGCGGACATCACCGGCCGTACCGTCGGCGAGTTCGAGCTGCCGACCCCGGGCCGCCGCGCACAGGGCACCGTAGAGCAGGTCGTGCAGGCGGTGGACGAGGCGGCCAAGGCCGCCGGGCTGAACCGCTCGGACCTGCACCGGGTCGTGATCGGCACACCTGGCGCCTTCGACCCGAGCACCGGCCGGCTGCGCTACGCCAGCCACCTCCCGGGCTGGCACTCCACCACGCTCCTCGACGAACTGGCCGCCGCGCTCGCCGTGCCGCTGGAGTACGACAACGACGTGAACCTCGCCGCGGTCGCCGAGCAGCGGGTCGGCGCCGCCCGTGACCACGAGGACTTCGTCCTGCTGTGGAACGAGGAGGGCATCGGCGCCGCCATCGTCATCGGCGGCCGGCTGCACCGCGGCTGGACCGGCGGCGCCGGCGAGGTCGGCTTCCTGCCGGTGCCCGGCACGCCGCTCGTACGGCACGTGACCAAGGCCAACAACGGCGGCTTCCAGGAACTGGCCGGCTGCGACGCGGTGGTGCGCATCGCGCGGGAACTCGGCCTCACCCCGGTCAGCGGGGCCCCGCTCGCCGATCTGGCCGCCACGCTGCTCACCGAGGCGGCGCGGTCGGCGGAGACGGCCGAACGGGACGGCACCCCGGACACCGGGCCGCACGCCGAGCTGCTGGCGCGGATCGCCACCGGGCTGGCCACCGGCCTGGCCTCGATGGTCGCCGTCCTCGACCCGGAACTCATCGTCCTCACCGGCAGCGTGATCGTCGCCGGCGGGGAGCACCTCCGTGCCCTCATCCAGGCCGAACTGGCGGAACTCGCCGTGCCCAGGCCCCGGTTGGTGATCGGCGCGGTGCAGGAACACCCCGTCCTGTGCGGGGCGCTGCAGAGCGCCCTCGCCACCACACGCGACGAGGTGTTCGACACCTCGCGCTGA
- a CDS encoding extracellular solute-binding protein translates to MSRTKKVAAAVAATAAITLFASACTSQSTTQANDDATKDVTITFWHGWTAPNELKAINDNVARFEKAHPNIHVKVQANITDDKINQAVRAGGATAPDVVSSFTTDNVGKFCSSSAFADLAPFLKKDNIDPAKVFPKPMLEYTQFQGKRCTLPLLGDVYALYYSQKAFKEAGIAGPPKTLSEFKADAVRLTKSTGASYSQLGFMPNFHGYESTPGHFAAQWGAKYFDASGKAQLAKDKGFAEMLTWQRDMVKSLGGFDKLEKYRNTFGDEFGAKNPLHTGQVAMGIDGEWRLGMAKEANATSDLAVAPFPVPDDQADTYGRGYLSGTIVGVANTSSKKNASWELVKFMTTDTQAVVSFANAIHNVPSTFEAQKSPELTGVPKVFLDIAQNQYSNTTPASINGGAYQVTLQDFGYAFESGKKTDVQAGLQGVDAQVDKDIAQAK, encoded by the coding sequence GTGTCCCGTACCAAGAAGGTGGCCGCCGCCGTCGCGGCCACGGCCGCGATAACGCTGTTCGCGAGCGCCTGTACCAGCCAGAGCACCACCCAGGCGAACGATGACGCCACCAAGGACGTCACCATCACCTTCTGGCACGGGTGGACCGCTCCCAACGAGCTCAAGGCGATCAACGACAACGTCGCCCGCTTCGAGAAGGCGCACCCGAACATCCACGTCAAGGTGCAGGCCAACATCACCGACGACAAGATCAACCAGGCGGTGCGGGCCGGCGGCGCCACCGCCCCCGACGTCGTGTCGTCCTTCACCACCGACAACGTCGGCAAGTTCTGCTCCTCGAGCGCGTTCGCCGACCTGGCGCCGTTCCTGAAGAAGGACAACATCGACCCGGCGAAGGTCTTCCCGAAGCCGATGCTCGAGTACACCCAGTTCCAGGGCAAGCGCTGCACGCTGCCGCTGCTCGGCGACGTCTACGCCCTCTACTACAGCCAGAAGGCCTTCAAGGAGGCCGGCATCGCCGGCCCGCCGAAGACCCTGTCGGAGTTCAAGGCCGACGCGGTGAGGCTGACGAAGTCCACCGGTGCCTCGTACTCCCAGCTGGGCTTCATGCCCAACTTCCACGGCTACGAGTCCACTCCCGGCCACTTCGCCGCCCAGTGGGGCGCCAAGTACTTCGACGCCAGCGGCAAGGCCCAGCTCGCCAAGGACAAGGGCTTCGCGGAGATGCTCACCTGGCAGCGGGACATGGTGAAGTCCCTCGGCGGCTTCGACAAGCTGGAGAAGTACCGCAACACCTTCGGTGACGAGTTCGGCGCCAAGAACCCGCTGCACACCGGCCAGGTCGCGATGGGCATCGACGGCGAGTGGCGGCTGGGCATGGCCAAGGAAGCCAACGCGACCTCCGACCTCGCCGTGGCGCCGTTCCCGGTCCCGGACGACCAGGCCGACACCTACGGCCGCGGCTACCTCTCCGGCACCATCGTCGGCGTCGCCAACACCAGCTCCAAGAAGAACGCCTCGTGGGAGCTGGTCAAGTTCATGACCACCGACACCCAGGCCGTCGTGTCGTTCGCCAACGCCATCCACAACGTGCCGTCGACGTTCGAGGCGCAGAAGTCCCCCGAGCTGACCGGTGTCCCGAAGGTCTTCCTCGACATCGCCCAGAACCAGTACAGCAACACCACCCCGGCCAGCATCAACGGCGGCGCCTACCAGGTGACGCTGCAGGACTTCGGATACGCCTTCGAGTCCGGCAAGAAGACGGATGTCCAGGCCGGTCTGCAGGGTGTCGACGCTCAGGTCGACAAGGACATCGCGCAGGCCAAGTGA
- a CDS encoding carbohydrate ABC transporter permease → MTTIHPLLKAKRRKSTLRTLGFLSPWLIGFTVFFVYPLLSTVYFSFMKYDGFNPPTFAGFKNWSYVFNDYPLFWPSLRNTLWLVIVMVTLRVVFGLGIGLLITKIKTGAGFFRTAFYLPYLAPPVAATMAFVFLLNPGTGPVNHILDSVGIPTTGWFTDPAWSKPALTILAVWGIGDLMVIFMAALLDVPKDQYEAAELDGAGAWARFRFVTLPNISPIIMFAVVTGVIQTMQYYTQPLVAGKIASGIIGNSGQQLEPGYPDKSTLTLPQLVYNLGFQRFDYGAACVIALVLFVLAMAFTALLMRRRNGFLSAED, encoded by the coding sequence ATGACGACCATCCATCCCCTGCTCAAGGCGAAGCGCAGGAAATCGACCCTCCGCACCCTCGGCTTCCTCTCGCCGTGGCTGATCGGCTTCACGGTCTTCTTCGTCTACCCGCTGCTGTCGACCGTCTACTTCTCCTTCATGAAGTACGACGGGTTCAACCCCCCGACGTTCGCGGGATTCAAGAACTGGTCGTACGTCTTCAACGACTACCCCCTGTTCTGGCCGTCGCTGCGGAACACCCTGTGGCTGGTCATCGTCATGGTGACGCTGCGGGTGGTCTTCGGACTCGGCATCGGTCTGCTGATCACCAAGATCAAGACCGGCGCGGGCTTCTTCCGCACGGCGTTCTACCTGCCGTACCTGGCCCCGCCGGTCGCCGCCACCATGGCGTTCGTCTTCCTGCTCAACCCGGGCACCGGACCGGTCAACCACATCCTGGACTCGGTGGGCATCCCGACGACGGGCTGGTTCACCGATCCGGCGTGGTCCAAGCCGGCGCTGACCATCCTGGCCGTGTGGGGCATCGGTGACCTCATGGTCATCTTCATGGCCGCGCTGCTCGACGTACCGAAGGACCAGTACGAGGCGGCCGAGCTGGACGGCGCGGGCGCGTGGGCGCGGTTCCGCTTCGTCACGCTGCCCAACATCTCGCCGATCATCATGTTCGCGGTGGTCACCGGCGTCATCCAGACGATGCAGTACTACACACAGCCACTGGTCGCGGGGAAGATCGCGTCCGGCATCATCGGCAACTCGGGCCAGCAGCTCGAGCCCGGTTACCCGGACAAGTCGACCCTGACCCTGCCCCAGCTCGTGTACAACCTGGGCTTCCAGCGCTTCGACTACGGCGCCGCCTGCGTGATCGCGCTGGTGCTCTTCGTCCTGGCGATGGCGTTCACGGCGCTGCTCATGCGACGCCGCAACGGCTTCCTGTCGGCGGAGGACTGA
- a CDS encoding carbohydrate ABC transporter permease — MTHATLAPPTQAPAPHITAVAARRTAKRKDVLHWIAVHSLGLAAALFFVLPFVFVFLTAVMSDNQALSRDLWPHDWQWSNFRQVWDTPGFLTWWRNTLVYAVSGTVLTVVSSLPVAYALAKFRFRGRNLVMVLVISTMMLPPQVIIIPMYLFWTRQMGMDGTLYPLIIPMAFGDAFTIFLLRQFLLTIPKEYTEAAKVDGCGELRTLLTVIVPMIKPAIAAVGLFQFFYCWNDYFGPQIYASSNSAAWTLSYGLESFKGAHHTNWNLTMAATVLVMAPVIVVFFFAQKAFIEGVTLTGVKG; from the coding sequence ATGACCCACGCAACTCTCGCCCCGCCGACCCAGGCGCCGGCCCCGCACATCACCGCGGTGGCGGCCAGACGGACCGCGAAGCGCAAGGACGTACTGCACTGGATCGCGGTGCACTCGCTCGGCCTCGCGGCGGCGCTGTTCTTCGTCCTGCCGTTCGTCTTCGTCTTCCTGACGGCCGTGATGAGCGACAACCAGGCGCTCAGCCGCGACCTGTGGCCGCACGACTGGCAGTGGAGCAACTTCCGGCAGGTCTGGGACACCCCGGGCTTCCTCACCTGGTGGCGCAACACCCTGGTGTACGCGGTGTCCGGCACGGTGCTGACCGTCGTGTCCAGCCTGCCCGTCGCCTACGCGCTCGCGAAGTTCCGCTTCCGCGGCCGCAATCTGGTGATGGTGCTGGTCATCTCGACGATGATGCTGCCGCCCCAGGTCATCATCATTCCGATGTACCTGTTCTGGACCCGGCAGATGGGCATGGACGGGACCCTGTACCCGCTCATCATCCCGATGGCGTTCGGTGACGCGTTCACCATCTTCCTGCTGCGGCAGTTCCTGCTGACGATCCCGAAGGAGTACACGGAGGCCGCCAAGGTCGACGGCTGCGGCGAGCTGCGCACGCTCCTCACCGTGATCGTGCCGATGATCAAGCCGGCGATCGCCGCCGTGGGGCTGTTCCAGTTCTTCTACTGCTGGAACGACTACTTCGGCCCGCAGATCTACGCCAGCTCCAACTCGGCCGCCTGGACCCTCAGCTACGGCCTGGAATCGTTCAAGGGCGCCCACCACACCAACTGGAATCTCACGATGGCCGCCACCGTTCTGGTGATGGCTCCCGTGATCGTGGTCTTCTTCTTCGCCCAAAAGGCCTTCATCGAAGGCGTGACCCTGACTGGAGTCAAGGGATGA
- a CDS encoding 6-phospho-beta-glucosidase produces MKLAVVGGGSTYTPELIDGFARLRDTLPIEELVLVDPAAERLELVGGLARRIFAKQGHPGKVTTTANLEAGVAGADAVLLQLRIGGQAARNQDETWPLECGCVGQETTGAGGLAKALRTVPVVLDIAERVRRAAPDAWIIDFTNPVGIVTRALLQAGHKAVGLCNVAIGFQRKFAALLDVAPGEVHLDHVGLNHLTWERGVRLGGPGGENLLPRLLAEHGDAIAEDIRLPRVILDRLGVVPSYYLRYFYAHDEVVREQKIKPSRASEVAAMEKQLLEMYGDPKLDEKPELLSKRGGAFYSEAAVALASSLLRNTGDIQVVNTYNNGTLPFLPDDAVIEVPATVDGSGTEPLPVAPLDPLYAGLIANVTAYEDLALEAAIHGGRDRVFKALLSHPLIGQYEYAEALTDSLVAHNREHLAWA; encoded by the coding sequence ATGAAACTGGCAGTTGTCGGCGGTGGCTCGACCTACACCCCCGAACTCATCGACGGTTTCGCGCGGTTGCGCGACACGCTGCCGATCGAGGAGCTGGTGCTGGTCGACCCGGCCGCCGAGCGCCTCGAACTCGTCGGCGGACTCGCCCGGCGGATCTTCGCCAAGCAGGGACATCCCGGAAAGGTCACCACCACCGCGAACCTGGAGGCCGGCGTCGCCGGCGCCGACGCGGTACTGCTCCAGCTGCGCATCGGCGGACAGGCCGCGCGCAACCAGGACGAGACCTGGCCGCTGGAGTGCGGCTGCGTCGGCCAGGAGACCACTGGGGCCGGCGGCCTCGCCAAGGCGCTGCGCACCGTCCCGGTCGTGCTCGACATCGCCGAGCGGGTCCGCAGGGCGGCGCCCGACGCCTGGATCATCGACTTCACCAACCCGGTCGGCATCGTGACCCGCGCCCTGCTGCAGGCCGGCCACAAGGCCGTCGGCCTGTGCAACGTCGCGATCGGCTTCCAGCGGAAGTTCGCCGCACTGCTCGACGTCGCGCCCGGCGAGGTCCACCTGGACCACGTCGGCCTCAACCACCTGACGTGGGAGCGCGGGGTCCGCCTCGGCGGACCCGGCGGCGAGAACCTGCTGCCCCGGCTCCTCGCGGAGCACGGCGACGCCATCGCCGAGGACATCCGCCTGCCGCGGGTGATCCTGGACCGGCTCGGCGTCGTCCCCTCGTACTACCTGCGGTACTTCTACGCGCACGACGAGGTGGTGCGCGAGCAGAAGATCAAGCCGTCGCGGGCCTCCGAGGTCGCGGCGATGGAGAAGCAGCTGCTGGAGATGTACGGCGACCCGAAGCTGGACGAGAAGCCCGAGCTGCTCTCCAAGCGCGGCGGCGCCTTCTACTCCGAGGCGGCGGTGGCCCTGGCCTCCTCCCTGCTGCGGAACACCGGCGACATCCAGGTCGTCAACACGTACAACAACGGGACCCTGCCGTTCCTCCCGGACGACGCGGTGATCGAGGTACCGGCGACGGTGGACGGCTCCGGCACCGAGCCGCTGCCCGTCGCCCCGCTGGACCCGCTGTACGCGGGCCTGATCGCCAACGTCACCGCTTACGAGGACCTCGCTCTGGAGGCCGCGATCCACGGTGGCCGGGACCGGGTGTTCAAGGCGCTGCTGTCGCACCCGCTCATCGGCCAGTACGAGTACGCCGAAGCGCTGACCGACAGTCTCGTCGCGCACAACCGGGAGCACCTCGCGTGGGCCTGA